The region GGCTTGTCCACATTTCACAACTGGCAGATCGCTACGTTAGCGACCCGTCAGAAGTTGTTCGCGTGCAGCAAAAAGTCATGGTTAAAGTGATAGAAGTTGATGTGCCGCGTAAGCGTATTTCACTCAGCATGAAAGAAGTGTCTGCATAGCCGAGCTTTTCCATCAAAGCATAAAAAATGCTCCCTGTTTTTCAGGGAGCATTTTTACATTCTTCTATCTAGCTGTGTTTATTTCGCAGCATCTTGCTCGCGAATTTCAACACGTCGAATCTTACCAGAAATAGTTTTCGGAAGCTCGGTAACGTAGCTAATAATTCGCGGATACTTATATGGTGCTGTCAATTTTTTCACATAATTCTGCAACTCTTTTGTAAGCTCGTCAGAAGGTGAATACCCTTGAGCAAGCACAACGGTTGCTTTAACCAACTGTCCACGCAAGTCGTCCGGTACACCGGTAACTGCGGCTTCTACTACTGCTGGATGTGCAACAAGCGCAGATTCGACCTCGAAAGGTCCAATACGATATCCTGAGGATTTGATAAGATCATCCACACGACCGAGGAACCAGAAATACCCGTCCTCGTCCATCCACGCTTTATCGCCAGTATGGTAGTAGCCATCAAACATTACAGACGCTGTTTTTTCAGGGTCTTCAAGGTATCCGGCAAACAATCCGACAGGAGCACCTTCAGAAGTTTTTACGCAGATTTCGCCTTCCTGACCCGGATCACAGATGTTGCCTTCGGTATCCATTAGTACAACATCCCAACCTGGAGCAGGTCGTCCAATTGAACCCGGCTTTGCTTCCATGCAAGGGAGAGTAAGGATTTGCAGAGTAGTCTCTGTTTGCCCATACCCTTCATAAATCGGCAGCCCTGTCATTTTTTCCCATTCGTGGAACACACTATCATTCAACAATTCGCCAGCGGTTGTGCAATGGCGAAGTGCGGAAAGATCGTACTTCGACAAATCCTGACGAATCAGGAATCGATACACGGTCGGAGGCGCACAGAATGTTGTGACTTTGTGCTCAGCAATCTGTTCAAGTAATTCTGCAGGCTCAAATTTACCGCGGAAATCCCACACAAACACGGCGGCACCAGCCATCCATTGTCCGTAGAATTTACCCCAAACAGCTTTGCCCCAACCTGTATCAGCCAAGGTTAGATGAAGGTCACCCGGTTCTAAATCGTGCCAGTAAGCACCTGTCACATAATGACCAAGCGGATACGTGTGAATATGCTCTACCATTTTCGGCATACCGGTAGTACCGGACGAGAAGAAAAT is a window of Halodesulfovibrio sp. DNA encoding:
- a CDS encoding AMP-binding protein encodes the protein MKKFSSTSYEEFVHEFTLNVPENFNFAFDVLDAIADEEPQRLAMVHVDDAGVRNDYSFAWFQEQSAKLAGALETQGLKKGDRVMLILYRRVEFWVSMLACHRLGLVPVPSPSQLTVKDIDFRVRRAHIRGMIVEDSVADRVEAARANCPSLTCLVQAGGDSVADGWHAYDELVASGASAFPRPQEPERNSGGDDPLLIFFSSGTTGMPKMVEHIHTYPLGHYVTGAYWHDLEPGDLHLTLADTGWGKAVWGKFYGQWMAGAAVFVWDFRGKFEPAELLEQIAEHKVTTFCAPPTVYRFLIRQDLSKYDLSALRHCTTAGELLNDSVFHEWEKMTGLPIYEGYGQTETTLQILTLPCMEAKPGSIGRPAPGWDVVLMDTEGNICDPGQEGEICVKTSEGAPVGLFAGYLEDPEKTASVMFDGYYHTGDKAWMDEDGYFWFLGRVDDLIKSSGYRIGPFEVESALVAHPAVVEAAVTGVPDDLRGQLVKATVVLAQGYSPSDELTKELQNYVKKLTAPYKYPRIISYVTELPKTISGKIRRVEIREQDAAK